Proteins encoded together in one Streptomyces rubradiris window:
- a CDS encoding type 1 glutamine amidotransferase domain-containing protein, with protein MSQRILVVLSEYGYWGEELVGPLEAFDARGYRVTFATPTGKRARALPPSLDPDYIDPPLGRSVTSHDMARKARALDESSRLDNPLSLADLIPERPYYSALNHLRELEDYNRRLQSATSDLVAGFDALVIVGGSGPIVDLANNERLHEVVLAFAAANKPILAECYGVAVLAFARDLETRESLLRGKHVTGHPKEYDYKDGTGFIGVDFNMGPPPYPLEYILRDATGPEGGFHGNVGKETSVIVDYPFVTGRSTPDSVLSGELLVQTLENGLRRYGW; from the coding sequence GTGTCGCAACGAATTCTCGTGGTGCTTTCGGAATACGGCTATTGGGGTGAGGAACTCGTCGGCCCGCTGGAGGCGTTCGACGCCCGCGGGTACCGCGTCACCTTCGCCACGCCCACCGGCAAGCGGGCCCGCGCGCTGCCGCCGAGCCTCGACCCCGACTACATCGACCCGCCGCTGGGCCGCTCCGTCACCAGCCACGACATGGCCCGCAAGGCCCGGGCGCTCGACGAGTCCTCCCGCCTCGACAACCCGCTGAGCCTGGCGGACCTGATTCCGGAGCGCCCGTACTACAGCGCCCTCAACCACCTGCGGGAGCTGGAGGACTACAACCGCCGGCTCCAGTCCGCCACGTCCGACCTGGTGGCAGGGTTCGACGCGCTCGTCATCGTGGGCGGCAGCGGCCCGATCGTGGACCTCGCCAACAACGAGCGGCTGCACGAGGTCGTCCTGGCCTTCGCCGCCGCCAACAAGCCGATCCTCGCCGAGTGCTACGGCGTGGCCGTGCTGGCCTTCGCCCGGGACCTGGAGACGCGGGAGAGCCTGCTCCGGGGCAAGCACGTGACCGGGCACCCCAAGGAGTACGACTACAAGGACGGCACCGGCTTCATCGGCGTGGACTTCAACATGGGCCCGCCGCCGTACCCGCTGGAGTACATCCTCCGCGACGCCACCGGTCCCGAGGGCGGCTTCCACGGCAACGTCGGCAAGGAGACGTCCGTCATCGTCGACTACCCCTTCGTCACCGGCCGGTCCACCCCGGACTCCGTCCTCTCCGGCGAGCTGCTGGTGCAGACGCTGGAGAACGGCCTGCGCCGGTACGGCTGGTAG
- a CDS encoding GMC family oxidoreductase produces the protein MSGGRAVDYIVVGAGSAGSALAARLSADPRHSVLLLEAGDWDDRPEIHGTDADSVLSLLTSPWSPTIDWGYRTAPEKRLDGRSIPVARGKVVGGSSSVNALMWVRGSRADYDRWSARGNPGWSYEDVLPYFKRSEDYAGPGSPLRGRGGPVQVRDLERPSPVARAFVAATRELGHTGTGLDYNGVRQEGGGFYYQTTRTAAGRRSSAATAYLRPALDRSNLDVRVEARVTQVLFDGRRAAGVEYVKDGRTHTVAATQEVILSAGAFESPKLLMLSGIGPAAHLGRYGIRALADLPGVGANLQDHVFVPVCYQARGEHPPGALLSEAGLFTRTPAAGPDGPPDLQFTFGPVKFLPPTAPAGQWQGPGFTFAPIALLPRSRGRVTLQSADAWDQARVEANYLADEADLDVLLHGVGLARELAATSAFDAVRGAELAPGPQVTTDAELRAFIRANATTLWHPVGTCRMGTDDAAVVDAELRVHGVTGLRVADASVMPDIVAGNTNAPSIMIGEKAADLILRSRTHPLPTGETA, from the coding sequence ATGAGCGGGGGCCGGGCAGTCGACTACATCGTCGTCGGCGCCGGGTCGGCGGGATCGGCCCTCGCGGCCCGGCTCAGCGCCGACCCCCGGCACTCGGTCCTGCTGCTGGAGGCCGGCGACTGGGACGACCGGCCCGAGATCCACGGCACCGACGCGGACTCCGTGCTCTCCCTGCTGACCTCGCCGTGGAGCCCCACGATCGACTGGGGCTACCGCACCGCCCCCGAGAAGCGGCTCGACGGACGCAGCATCCCCGTGGCCCGCGGGAAGGTGGTCGGCGGCAGCAGCTCCGTCAACGCCCTGATGTGGGTGCGCGGCAGCCGCGCCGACTACGACCGGTGGAGCGCGCGGGGCAACCCCGGCTGGTCCTACGAGGACGTCCTGCCCTACTTCAAACGGTCCGAGGACTACGCCGGGCCGGGCTCCCCGCTCCGCGGCCGGGGCGGCCCCGTACAGGTCAGGGACCTGGAACGCCCCAGCCCCGTCGCCCGCGCCTTCGTGGCCGCCACCCGGGAACTCGGCCACACCGGCACCGGCCTCGACTACAACGGCGTCCGCCAGGAGGGCGGCGGATTCTACTACCAGACCACCCGCACCGCCGCCGGACGCCGCAGCAGCGCGGCGACCGCCTACCTGCGCCCGGCCCTGGACCGCTCCAACCTCGACGTGCGGGTGGAGGCCCGCGTCACCCAGGTCCTCTTCGACGGGCGCCGCGCCGCCGGGGTCGAGTACGTCAAGGACGGCCGCACCCACACCGTGGCGGCCACCCAGGAGGTGATCCTCAGCGCGGGCGCCTTCGAGAGCCCGAAGCTGCTGATGCTCTCCGGCATCGGACCGGCCGCGCACCTCGGCCGCTACGGCATCCGCGCCCTTGCGGACCTGCCGGGGGTCGGGGCCAACCTCCAGGACCACGTCTTCGTACCCGTCTGCTACCAGGCACGCGGCGAACACCCGCCCGGCGCGCTGCTGTCCGAGGCCGGGCTGTTCACCAGGACCCCGGCCGCGGGCCCGGACGGCCCGCCCGACCTCCAGTTCACCTTCGGGCCGGTGAAGTTCCTGCCGCCCACGGCTCCGGCCGGGCAGTGGCAGGGCCCCGGGTTCACCTTCGCCCCCATCGCGCTGCTCCCCCGCAGCCGCGGCCGGGTCACGCTCCAGAGCGCCGACGCCTGGGACCAGGCCCGGGTCGAGGCGAACTACCTCGCGGACGAGGCCGACCTCGACGTGCTGCTGCACGGGGTGGGACTCGCCCGCGAACTGGCCGCCACGAGCGCCTTCGACGCGGTGCGCGGCGCGGAGCTGGCGCCGGGGCCCCAGGTCACCACCGACGCGGAGCTGCGCGCGTTCATCCGGGCCAACGCCACCACCCTGTGGCACCCCGTGGGCACCTGCCGCATGGGCACCGACGACGCGGCCGTCGTCGACGCCGAGCTGCGCGTGCACGGCGTCACCGGGCTCCGGGTGGCGGACGCCTCCGTCATGCCGGACATCGTGGCCGGCAACACCAACGCCCCCAGCATCATGATCGGCGAAAAGGCCGCCGATCTGATTCTCCGATCCAGGACACACCCACTCCCGACAGGAGAAACGGCATGA
- a CDS encoding thiamine pyrophosphate-binding protein has product MRARPGKTAVFEQFAADGITYMFGNPGTVEQGFLDEVRRSGVSYLLGLHEGVAVGMADGYARAAQRPALVQLHSGVGLGNGIGMLYQAKRGGSPLVVLVGEAGVRYDAMDGQMAADLVSMAKPVTKYATRVLDPASTLRVLRRAVKIAMTPPRGPVVVVLPADVLDQITTEPAVPTPLLDTSAAPAPATVSRAADILLGARRPLVLMGDGVAVSGAQEELTRVAERLGAPVWGVNSSETNFDTTHALYGGQLGHMFGADSARVVRDADGVLIVGTYVFPEVFPSLESPFRDDARIVHIDLDAYEIAKNFPVELGVVADPRAALGALAGELERRGPLTPRAPAAARPPVPAATDGDSLMERFVRELSAQAPADLAVFDEALTASGPIAAHLPARRPGDFFQTRGGSLGVGIPGALGVKLARPELPVVGFTGDGGSMYTIQALWTAARYGIDAKLVICNNRRYRLLDLNIEQYWRELGIPPHAEPDAFDLSDPELRFSALAESMGVPAQRVERPDQVEQAVRTMLAHQGPYLIDLATD; this is encoded by the coding sequence ATGCGAGCCAGACCAGGGAAGACCGCTGTTTTCGAGCAGTTCGCGGCCGACGGCATCACCTACATGTTCGGGAACCCGGGCACCGTCGAACAGGGCTTCCTGGACGAGGTGCGACGGTCCGGCGTCTCGTACCTGCTGGGGCTCCACGAGGGCGTCGCGGTGGGCATGGCGGACGGCTACGCCCGCGCCGCCCAGCGGCCCGCCCTGGTCCAGCTCCACAGCGGGGTCGGCCTGGGCAACGGCATCGGCATGCTCTACCAGGCCAAGCGGGGCGGTTCACCGCTGGTGGTCCTGGTGGGCGAGGCCGGTGTGCGCTACGACGCGATGGACGGGCAGATGGCGGCCGACCTCGTGTCCATGGCGAAACCCGTGACCAAGTACGCGACCCGCGTACTGGACCCGGCGTCGACCCTGCGGGTGCTGCGGCGCGCCGTCAAGATCGCCATGACGCCGCCCCGCGGCCCCGTCGTGGTAGTGCTTCCGGCCGACGTGCTCGACCAGATCACCACCGAACCCGCCGTCCCCACGCCCCTGCTCGACACGAGCGCCGCGCCGGCCCCCGCCACCGTGTCGCGCGCCGCCGACATCCTGCTCGGCGCGCGGCGCCCGCTCGTCCTGATGGGCGACGGGGTGGCGGTCAGCGGGGCGCAGGAGGAACTCACCCGGGTCGCCGAGCGGCTGGGCGCCCCGGTGTGGGGGGTCAACTCCTCCGAGACCAACTTCGACACCACGCACGCGCTGTACGGCGGGCAGCTCGGCCACATGTTCGGCGCGGACAGCGCCCGGGTGGTCCGTGACGCCGACGGCGTCCTGATCGTGGGCACCTATGTCTTCCCCGAGGTCTTCCCCTCGCTTGAGAGCCCCTTCCGGGACGACGCCCGCATCGTCCACATCGACCTGGACGCGTACGAGATCGCGAAGAACTTCCCCGTGGAGCTGGGCGTGGTCGCCGACCCCCGGGCGGCGCTCGGGGCACTCGCCGGCGAGCTCGAACGGCGGGGCCCGCTCACGCCGCGGGCACCGGCAGCCGCCCGCCCGCCCGTCCCGGCCGCCACCGACGGGGACTCCCTGATGGAGCGCTTCGTGCGGGAGCTGTCCGCGCAGGCCCCCGCCGACCTGGCCGTCTTCGACGAGGCGCTGACCGCGTCGGGCCCGATCGCCGCCCACCTGCCGGCGCGGCGCCCCGGGGACTTCTTCCAGACCCGCGGCGGCTCCCTGGGCGTCGGCATCCCCGGCGCGCTCGGCGTCAAGCTGGCCCGCCCCGAGCTGCCCGTCGTGGGCTTCACCGGCGACGGCGGCAGCATGTACACCATCCAGGCGCTGTGGACCGCGGCCCGCTACGGCATCGACGCCAAGCTGGTGATCTGCAACAACCGCCGGTACCGGCTCCTGGACCTGAACATCGAGCAGTACTGGCGCGAGCTGGGCATCCCGCCGCACGCCGAGCCGGACGCCTTCGACCTGTCCGATCCGGAACTCCGCTTCAGCGCCCTGGCCGAGTCCATGGGCGTGCCCGCCCAGCGGGTGGAGCGGCCGGACCAGGTGGAGCAGGCGGTGCGCACCATGCTCGCCCACCAGGGCCCCTACCTCATCGACCTGGCCACCGACTGA
- the treS gene encoding maltose alpha-D-glucosyltransferase, whose amino-acid sequence MSDRPGDGTRAGHLPEVRAEDYHSARALPVDADWYKRAVFYEVLVRSFYDSNADGTGDLRGLTEKLDYLQWLGVDCLWLPPFFASPLRDGGYDISDYRAVLPEFGTISDFVELLDAAHDRGMRVITDLVMNHTSDQHPWFQASRRDPEGPYGDFYVWADDDSGYPDARVIFVDTEESNWNHDPVRGQFYWHRFFSHQPDLNYENPRVQDAMLDVVRFWLDLGIDGFRMDAVPYLFVEEGTNGENLPRTHDFLKLVRKIVDDEYPGRVLLAEANQWPIDAVQYFGDAASGGDEAHMAFHFPLMPRIFMALRRESRLPVSEVLAQTPPIPSGSQWGIFLRNHDELTLEMVTDEERDYMYAEYAKDPRMRANLGIRRRLAPLLDNDRNQIQLLTALLLSLPGSPILYYGDEIGMGDNIWLPDRDAVRTPMQWSSDRNAGFSTANPGRLGLPVIMDPAYDYAVVNVERQAAEQSSLLHWTRRMLDVRRRHPAFGLGTFEELETENEAVLAYIRRLTGPEGDEDVLVCVHNFSASPQPATLHLGAEAGAVPTELTGDVTFPRVTGAPYRLTLGGHGFLWFSLTDAKETS is encoded by the coding sequence ATGAGTGACCGACCCGGCGACGGCACACGGGCGGGACACCTGCCCGAGGTGCGCGCCGAGGACTACCACAGCGCCCGGGCCCTGCCCGTCGACGCCGACTGGTACAAGCGCGCGGTCTTCTACGAAGTGCTCGTCCGCTCCTTCTACGACAGCAACGCCGACGGCACCGGCGACCTGCGCGGGCTCACCGAGAAGCTGGACTACCTCCAGTGGCTGGGCGTCGACTGCCTCTGGCTGCCGCCCTTCTTCGCCTCTCCGCTGCGCGACGGGGGCTACGACATCAGCGACTACCGGGCGGTGCTGCCGGAGTTCGGCACCATCTCCGACTTCGTGGAGCTGCTGGACGCCGCGCACGACCGAGGCATGCGCGTCATCACCGACCTGGTGATGAACCACACCTCCGACCAGCACCCGTGGTTCCAGGCCTCCCGCCGCGACCCGGAGGGGCCCTACGGCGACTTCTACGTCTGGGCCGACGACGACAGCGGCTACCCGGACGCCCGTGTCATCTTCGTGGACACGGAGGAGTCCAACTGGAACCACGACCCGGTGCGCGGCCAGTTCTACTGGCACCGCTTCTTCAGCCACCAGCCGGACCTCAACTACGAGAACCCCCGCGTCCAGGACGCCATGCTCGACGTCGTGCGGTTCTGGCTCGACCTCGGCATCGACGGCTTCCGCATGGACGCGGTGCCCTACCTCTTCGTCGAGGAGGGCACCAACGGCGAGAACCTGCCCCGGACGCACGACTTCCTGAAGCTCGTACGCAAGATCGTCGACGACGAGTACCCCGGCCGTGTGCTGCTGGCCGAGGCCAACCAGTGGCCCATCGACGCCGTGCAGTACTTCGGGGACGCGGCCTCCGGCGGCGACGAGGCGCACATGGCCTTCCACTTCCCCCTCATGCCGCGCATCTTCATGGCGCTGCGCCGCGAGAGCCGGCTGCCGGTGTCCGAGGTGCTGGCCCAGACACCGCCGATCCCGTCCGGCAGCCAGTGGGGCATCTTCCTGCGCAACCACGACGAGCTGACCCTCGAAATGGTGACCGACGAGGAACGTGACTACATGTACGCGGAGTACGCCAAGGATCCGCGGATGCGCGCCAACCTCGGTATCCGCAGACGGCTCGCGCCGCTGCTCGACAACGACCGCAACCAGATCCAGCTGCTCACCGCGCTGCTGCTCTCCCTGCCCGGCTCGCCGATCCTGTACTACGGCGACGAGATCGGCATGGGCGACAACATCTGGCTGCCCGACCGTGACGCGGTCCGCACCCCCATGCAGTGGTCCTCCGACCGCAACGCCGGTTTCTCCACGGCGAACCCGGGCCGCCTCGGTCTGCCGGTCATCATGGACCCGGCCTACGACTACGCGGTCGTCAACGTCGAACGGCAGGCGGCCGAGCAGTCGTCCCTGCTGCACTGGACCCGCCGCATGCTCGACGTGCGCCGCCGCCACCCGGCCTTCGGGCTCGGCACCTTCGAGGAGCTGGAGACGGAGAACGAGGCCGTCCTCGCCTACATCAGGCGGCTCACCGGACCGGAGGGCGACGAAGACGTCCTGGTCTGCGTGCACAACTTCTCCGCCTCCCCGCAGCCGGCCACCCTCCACCTCGGCGCGGAGGCCGGCGCCGTACCGACCGAGCTGACCGGGGACGTCACGTTCCCCCGCGTCACCGGCGCCCCCTACCGGCTCACCCTGGGCGGACACGGGTTCCTGTGGTTCTCCCTGACGGACGCGAAGGAGACGTCATGA
- a CDS encoding ester cyclase, producing the protein MNTLSPTAVYRRFLTALNSGDHRTIAEVIAPDFVDHHPGFDIKGIDSYQAALRDARESLRLRGELEEILEAGDRIVTRVRLTGKHVGTAFGFPATDRDVTWSTTEIWRVSQGVLVERWAQDDLLGLREQLSSDAANIAVVQKVSDAVNSRRYDDLDDLFAPTFVDRNPAWDVASLEELKGIIRAAHEALDFHVTTDRLYAADGDKVVMHITFNGRHIAPFFGQEPTGKAVSWTSIEVYRLENGKVAERWVQADTTGLMYQTGVPLPE; encoded by the coding sequence ATGAACACCCTTTCCCCCACCGCTGTCTACCGGCGCTTCCTGACCGCGCTCAACAGCGGCGACCACAGGACGATCGCCGAGGTGATAGCGCCCGACTTCGTGGACCACCACCCCGGCTTCGACATCAAGGGCATCGACTCCTACCAGGCCGCCCTCCGCGACGCCAGGGAGTCTCTGCGCCTGCGGGGCGAGCTGGAGGAGATCCTGGAGGCCGGCGACCGGATCGTCACCCGGGTGCGGCTGACCGGCAAGCACGTCGGCACCGCCTTCGGGTTCCCGGCCACCGACCGTGACGTCACCTGGAGCACCACCGAGATATGGCGGGTCTCCCAGGGCGTGCTCGTCGAGCGCTGGGCCCAGGACGACCTCCTCGGCCTGCGCGAGCAGCTGTCCTCCGACGCCGCCAACATCGCCGTCGTCCAGAAGGTGAGCGACGCCGTCAACAGCAGGCGCTACGACGACCTCGACGACCTGTTCGCCCCGACCTTCGTCGACCGCAACCCCGCCTGGGACGTGGCCAGCCTGGAGGAGCTGAAGGGCATCATCCGCGCCGCCCACGAGGCCCTGGACTTCCACGTCACCACCGACCGGCTCTACGCCGCCGACGGCGACAAGGTCGTCATGCACATCACCTTCAATGGCCGGCACATCGCCCCGTTCTTCGGCCAGGAGCCGACCGGCAAGGCCGTCAGCTGGACCAGCATCGAGGTCTACCGCCTGGAGAACGGCAAGGTCGCCGAGCGCTGGGTGCAGGCCGACACCACGGGCCTGATGTACCAGACCGGCGTACCCCTCCCCGAGTGA
- a CDS encoding maltokinase N-terminal cap-like domain-containing protein → MTAPARVTWSARLAASLTVWLPTQRWFAGKGRPLRHVGVEHCLPFREARPPGGPEGVIVVARAHFADGGPPEDYQVPLGVSSRLPAAAGAPAVVARDRDTVVYDALADPELTSCLVGLIARGTRTDGLRFRAESPGMRPPHPVPSSRPLGVEQSNSSVVVDGRYLLKVFRRLGPGRNPDLELHRMLHVAGSAHVPRLLGSIEGPAADGPTYATLQEYAEDAPSGWDLALRDLRRLPLPGRAAAPAGGAGESGGRTDGAGATSGTRGGTAASAAEAASTAEAAGVGEAWRLGEAVAAVHRELAAVGGSRPLGRPGLARLAGAMTNRLDLALEAVPRLAPYEKALREAFAAVAGMEPEAAGRVQRVHGDLHLGQVLRAPDGWLLIDFEGEPARPLTERRAMASPVRDVAGMLRSFSYAAYHVLGAADRVPGPAGAVAEAWARRMQGAFCDGYAAASRVDPRSRARAPLLAAYQLDKAVYEVLYETRNRPDWAWNPLRAIGRLLGTDSGQ, encoded by the coding sequence ATGACCGCGCCCGCCCGTGTCACCTGGAGCGCGCGGCTCGCGGCCTCGCTGACCGTGTGGCTGCCGACGCAGCGCTGGTTCGCGGGCAAGGGGCGGCCGCTGCGCCACGTCGGTGTGGAGCACTGTCTGCCCTTCCGTGAGGCACGGCCGCCGGGCGGCCCCGAGGGCGTGATCGTGGTGGCCCGCGCCCACTTCGCGGACGGGGGGCCGCCGGAGGACTACCAGGTGCCGCTCGGGGTGTCCTCCCGTCTCCCGGCGGCGGCCGGCGCCCCGGCCGTCGTCGCCCGCGACCGGGACACCGTCGTCTACGACGCCCTGGCCGATCCGGAGCTGACCTCGTGTCTCGTGGGCCTGATCGCCCGCGGCACCCGCACCGACGGGCTGCGCTTCCGCGCGGAGAGCCCCGGGATGCGCCCGCCGCACCCCGTCCCGTCGAGCCGGCCGCTCGGGGTCGAGCAGAGCAACAGCTCGGTGGTGGTGGACGGCCGCTACCTGCTGAAGGTCTTCCGCAGGCTCGGCCCCGGCCGCAACCCCGACCTGGAGCTGCACCGCATGCTGCACGTGGCGGGCTCCGCCCACGTGCCGCGGCTGCTGGGTTCGATCGAGGGCCCGGCGGCGGACGGGCCCACGTACGCCACGCTCCAGGAGTACGCCGAGGACGCGCCGAGCGGCTGGGACCTGGCCCTGCGCGACCTGCGCCGCCTGCCGCTCCCCGGCCGGGCGGCCGCGCCGGCGGGCGGTGCCGGCGAGTCCGGTGGCCGGACGGACGGTGCCGGCGCGACCAGCGGGACCCGGGGCGGCACGGCGGCGAGCGCGGCGGAGGCTGCGAGCACCGCGGAGGCTGCGGGCGTCGGTGAGGCGTGGCGGCTCGGTGAGGCGGTGGCGGCCGTCCACCGTGAGCTGGCGGCCGTCGGCGGCAGCAGGCCGCTCGGCCGGCCCGGACTGGCCCGCCTGGCGGGCGCCATGACGAACCGTCTCGACCTGGCGCTGGAGGCGGTACCGCGGCTCGCTCCGTACGAGAAGGCGCTGCGCGAGGCGTTCGCGGCGGTGGCCGGCATGGAGCCGGAGGCCGCCGGCCGGGTGCAGCGCGTGCACGGCGACCTCCACCTGGGACAGGTGCTCCGCGCCCCGGACGGATGGCTGCTGATCGACTTCGAGGGGGAGCCCGCACGGCCCCTCACGGAGCGCCGCGCCATGGCGTCACCGGTGCGGGACGTCGCCGGCATGCTGCGGTCCTTCAGTTATGCGGCGTACCACGTGCTGGGCGCCGCGGACCGCGTCCCGGGCCCCGCCGGGGCCGTCGCGGAGGCGTGGGCGCGGCGTATGCAGGGGGCCTTCTGCGACGGCTACGCGGCCGCGTCCCGCGTGGACCCGCGCTCCCGTGCCCGCGCCCCGCTGCTGGCCGCGTACCAGTTGGACAAGGCCGTCTACGAGGTGCTGTACGAGACCCGCAACCGCCCCGACTGGGCCTGGAATCCGCTCCGCGCCATCGGCCGGCTCCTCGGTACCGATTCCGGTCAGTAA
- a CDS encoding alpha-1,4-glucan--maltose-1-phosphate maltosyltransferase codes for MSGRISIGDVTPTVEGGAFPAKAVVGEHVPIEATIWREGHEALAASVLWRGPGPDRPEAAGVPMTLLDEGLDRWSATVVPDRPGMWTYRVDAWGDPWTTWCAAVRAKLAAGQDADELANDLETGARLLERHARRADDGDRGLLVAAAERLRDWRLPPAERTAAALAPGVTAAVALHPLRELLTRGPSRQVWVDRELALAGAWYEFFPRSTGGRDLDGKPVHGTFATAAKELPRIARMGFDVVYLPPVHPIGHTHRKGRNNSLTSRPDDVGSPWAIGSADGGHDAVHPQLGTLDDFDGFVASAGALGLEVALDLAFQCSPDHPWVRSHPEWFTTRPDGTIAYAENPPKAYQDIYPLNFDNDPDGLYAELLRIVTHWIDHGVTVFRVDNPHTKPAVFWNRLIREVKESHPDVVFLAEAFTRPAVLQGLAKAGFTQSYTYFTWRTTKQELTDYLTELVDTADFLRPNFFVNTPDILPGHLQDGHPAAFALRAVLAALLSPSWGVYSGFEILEHRALAGAEGGEEYLDSEKYELRPRDWEVARAAGRSLEPLIAALNRVRRAHPALRRLRHLRFHEVDNDQLLAFSKTDPAGGDTVLCVVTLDPYRTQEGTVTLDPAPLGLTAGARFAAREELTGADVVWGTSSHVKIDPADSVARIITWSRHE; via the coding sequence ATGAGTGGACGCATATCCATAGGCGATGTAACGCCGACCGTGGAGGGCGGGGCGTTCCCCGCCAAAGCGGTGGTCGGCGAGCACGTCCCCATAGAGGCGACGATCTGGCGCGAGGGACACGAGGCGCTGGCCGCCTCGGTGCTGTGGCGCGGCCCGGGACCGGACCGGCCGGAAGCCGCCGGTGTCCCCATGACCCTGCTCGACGAGGGCCTGGACCGCTGGTCGGCGACGGTGGTACCGGACCGCCCGGGCATGTGGACCTACCGGGTCGACGCCTGGGGCGACCCGTGGACCACCTGGTGCGCCGCCGTGCGCGCCAAGCTCGCGGCCGGACAGGACGCCGATGAACTGGCCAACGACCTGGAGACCGGCGCCCGGCTGCTGGAGCGGCACGCCCGCCGGGCGGACGACGGGGACCGCGGGCTGCTCGTCGCCGCCGCCGAACGGCTGCGCGACTGGCGGCTCCCGCCCGCTGAGCGCACCGCCGCCGCCCTCGCCCCCGGCGTGACCGCGGCCGTCGCACTGCACCCCCTGCGCGAACTGCTCACCCGGGGACCGAGCCGCCAGGTGTGGGTCGACCGCGAGCTGGCGCTGGCCGGCGCCTGGTACGAGTTCTTCCCCCGGTCGACGGGGGGCCGTGACCTGGACGGGAAGCCCGTCCACGGCACCTTCGCCACCGCCGCGAAGGAGCTGCCCCGCATCGCCCGGATGGGCTTCGACGTGGTCTACCTGCCACCCGTCCACCCCATCGGCCACACCCACCGCAAGGGCCGCAACAACTCCCTGACCAGCCGCCCGGACGACGTCGGGTCCCCCTGGGCGATCGGCTCGGCGGACGGCGGCCACGACGCCGTCCACCCACAGCTGGGCACCCTCGACGACTTCGACGGTTTCGTCGCGTCGGCGGGCGCCCTCGGCCTGGAAGTCGCCCTGGACCTGGCCTTCCAGTGCTCCCCCGACCACCCCTGGGTGCGCAGCCACCCGGAATGGTTCACCACACGCCCCGACGGCACCATCGCCTACGCGGAGAACCCGCCCAAGGCCTACCAGGACATCTATCCGCTGAACTTCGACAACGACCCCGACGGGCTCTACGCCGAGCTGCTCCGGATTGTCACGCACTGGATCGACCACGGGGTGACGGTGTTCCGCGTCGACAACCCCCACACCAAGCCGGCCGTCTTCTGGAACCGGCTCATCCGGGAGGTGAAGGAGAGCCACCCGGACGTCGTCTTCCTCGCCGAGGCCTTCACCCGGCCCGCCGTCCTCCAGGGGCTGGCGAAGGCCGGCTTCACCCAGTCGTACACCTACTTCACCTGGCGCACCACGAAGCAGGAGCTGACCGACTACCTCACCGAACTGGTGGACACGGCCGACTTCCTGCGCCCCAACTTCTTCGTCAACACCCCCGACATCCTCCCCGGACACCTCCAGGACGGTCACCCCGCGGCCTTCGCGCTGCGCGCCGTGCTCGCCGCGCTGCTCTCCCCCAGCTGGGGCGTCTACTCGGGCTTCGAGATCCTCGAACACCGCGCGCTGGCCGGTGCCGAGGGCGGCGAGGAGTACCTGGACTCCGAGAAGTACGAGCTGCGGCCCCGCGACTGGGAGGTGGCGCGAGCGGCCGGGCGCAGCCTGGAGCCGCTGATCGCGGCGCTGAACCGGGTCCGCCGCGCGCACCCAGCGCTGCGCCGGCTGCGCCACCTCCGCTTCCACGAGGTGGACAACGACCAGCTCCTCGCCTTTTCCAAGACCGATCCGGCCGGCGGCGACACCGTGCTGTGCGTCGTCACCCTCGATCCGTACCGGACGCAGGAGGGGACCGTCACCCTCGACCCCGCACCGCTCGGCCTGACGGCCGGGGCGCGTTTCGCCGCGCGCGAGGAGCTCACCGGCGCCGACGTGGTCTGGGGCACCAGCAGCCACGTCAAGATCGACCCCGCCGACTCCGTCGCCCGCATCATCACCTGGAGCCGTCATGAGTGA
- a CDS encoding nuclear transport factor 2 family protein, with product MQQKNVEDFVQEWFDELSRHEPVERLLPKIIDTNLEMAFPERTLRSHADFADWYGVVGKAFEDQSHVVEKLDYETRGDTVDVALTVVWTATTTEDGKRSAFRVNQEWRLRRDPGSRLRISWYRVGDMTPVPGPGLG from the coding sequence GTGCAGCAGAAGAACGTAGAGGATTTCGTGCAGGAATGGTTCGACGAACTCAGCCGCCATGAGCCCGTCGAGCGTTTGCTCCCCAAAATCATCGATACCAACCTGGAAATGGCGTTCCCCGAGCGCACACTGCGCAGTCATGCCGACTTCGCCGACTGGTACGGCGTGGTCGGCAAGGCGTTCGAGGACCAGAGCCACGTGGTCGAGAAGCTCGACTACGAGACCCGCGGCGACACGGTCGACGTCGCGCTGACCGTGGTCTGGACGGCGACCACCACCGAGGACGGCAAGAGGTCCGCGTTCCGCGTGAACCAGGAGTGGCGGCTGCGCCGTGACCCCGGCTCCCGGCTGCGCATCTCCTGGTACCGCGTGGGCGACATGACGCCCGTGCCCGGCCCCGGCCTCGGCTGA